The Candidatus Paceibacterota bacterium genome window below encodes:
- a CDS encoding SDR family NAD(P)-dependent oxidoreductase codes for MKNKKTVIVTGGAGFLGSHLVPELLKQGYQVHVVDNLVSGKLDHVPEGASFYNVDIRDRAVLVELFRTIAQKAGSLYGVFHLAALPRVQFSIDHPAEAHSVNVDGLINVFEAAKRAEARRLVYSASSSAYGDSKELPLHEDMMPNPMSPYAMQKLYGEYVAKNYALHYGLPTVSLRYFNIYGPNADPKGPYAQAIIKFIDQRANSKPMTITGDGLQTRDTVHARDVVRANILALESDNVGKGEVVNIGSGRNVSVLDMAKMIGGDREFIAPRIEPRHSLADIRRAKELLGWEPQITLEEGIADLKERHRIDG; via the coding sequence ATGAAAAACAAAAAGACAGTTATCGTTACGGGCGGGGCGGGATTCCTTGGATCCCATCTCGTTCCCGAGCTTTTGAAGCAGGGTTACCAGGTGCATGTCGTGGACAATCTCGTCTCCGGTAAGCTCGATCACGTGCCGGAAGGCGCGAGTTTCTACAACGTCGACATCCGCGATCGCGCGGTGCTGGTCGAGCTTTTCAGGACGATCGCGCAGAAGGCGGGCAGCCTTTACGGCGTGTTCCATCTCGCGGCCTTGCCGCGCGTGCAGTTCTCGATCGACCATCCGGCCGAGGCCCACAGCGTGAATGTCGATGGCCTGATCAACGTTTTCGAGGCGGCTAAGCGAGCTGAGGCCCGCAGGCTGGTATATTCTGCCTCGAGTTCGGCATACGGTGATTCGAAGGAGCTGCCGCTCCACGAGGATATGATGCCGAACCCGATGAGCCCGTATGCGATGCAGAAGCTCTATGGCGAATATGTCGCCAAGAACTATGCGCTGCATTACGGTCTACCGACGGTGTCGCTCCGCTACTTCAACATCTATGGGCCGAATGCCGATCCGAAGGGTCCGTATGCCCAGGCGATCATCAAATTCATCGACCAGCGCGCTAACAGCAAGCCGATGACGATCACGGGCGACGGCCTCCAGACCCGCGATACCGTGCATGCGCGCGACGTCGTCCGCGCCAACATTCTCGCCCTTGAAAGCGATAATGTTGGAAAGGGTGAAGTCGTCAATATCGGTTCCGGACGTAACGTCTCGGTGCTCGATATGGCCAAAATGATCGGCGGCGATCGCGAATTCATCGCTCCGCGCATCGAGCCGCGCCACAGCTTGGCTGACATCCGCAGGGCGAAAGAGCTTCTCGGATGGGAGCCGCAGATAACCCTTGAAGAAGGGATCGCGGACCTCAAGGAGCGTCATCGGATTGACGGATAG
- a CDS encoding sugar transferase: MTSFSKKAPWILLFGDVAFFVVSLWLSLLVRYLGTPDKLTFNDHLAPFSLLFVVWVLVFFISGLYDKQSIIFAQKLKGLLIRTQIVNIFIAVSFFYFIPWYGITPKTTLFLYLLISLCFILAWRLSGYFILVPKSRERAVLIGKGEEVNALAKGAGELYNVDFVALIDPSRPSDEVAAEIEVLKPSLIVADLHSDRVQILLPNLYNLIFSQVRFMDIDEIYEGVFDRIPVSLVRHHWFLENVSTSPKVFYDAFKRIMDVVLALVLGSVSLILYPFIALAIKAEDKGPVFIFQKRVGKDDRIVRIAKFRSMSVAAQDETGASEPQSVTRVGAFIRRTRIDELPQLWNVVKGDLSLIGPRPELPQFVKVYESEIPFYKIRHIIKPGLSGWAQIYHKTPPKFSASNEDTAMKLSYDLYYIKNRSFLLDLVIALKTVKELVSRKGV, encoded by the coding sequence ATGACTTCCTTCAGCAAGAAGGCTCCCTGGATTCTTCTCTTCGGCGACGTCGCTTTCTTCGTCGTCTCGCTTTGGCTTTCCCTCCTCGTCCGATATCTCGGCACGCCTGACAAGCTGACGTTCAACGACCATCTCGCACCCTTTTCGCTCCTCTTCGTCGTATGGGTGCTCGTATTCTTCATCTCCGGCCTCTATGACAAGCAGAGCATCATATTCGCCCAGAAACTCAAAGGCCTTCTCATCCGGACCCAGATCGTCAACATATTCATCGCCGTTTCATTCTTCTATTTCATTCCATGGTACGGCATTACTCCGAAGACGACGCTCTTTCTCTATCTTCTTATATCGCTCTGCTTCATCCTCGCATGGAGGCTTTCCGGCTATTTCATCCTCGTCCCTAAATCGCGGGAGAGAGCGGTCCTTATAGGAAAGGGGGAAGAGGTAAATGCTCTGGCAAAGGGCGCAGGCGAGCTCTACAACGTCGATTTCGTCGCATTGATCGATCCGAGCCGGCCATCGGATGAGGTAGCGGCCGAGATAGAGGTGCTTAAGCCGTCCCTTATCGTAGCCGATCTTCACAGCGATAGGGTCCAGATCCTGCTTCCGAACCTCTATAACCTCATCTTCTCTCAGGTTCGTTTTATGGATATAGACGAGATATATGAAGGCGTATTCGATAGGATACCTGTTTCCTTGGTCCGCCATCACTGGTTCCTCGAGAACGTCTCTACGTCGCCGAAGGTCTTCTATGATGCCTTCAAAAGGATCATGGATGTGGTGCTCGCACTCGTGCTCGGCTCCGTTTCTCTGATCTTATATCCGTTTATAGCCCTTGCTATAAAAGCCGAGGATAAGGGGCCTGTATTCATCTTCCAGAAAAGGGTAGGCAAGGACGACCGCATCGTCCGCATCGCTAAATTCCGGAGCATGAGCGTCGCCGCCCAGGACGAGACGGGCGCTTCGGAGCCGCAGTCCGTGACCCGCGTCGGCGCTTTCATCCGAAGGACGCGCATAGATGAGCTGCCGCAGCTCTGGAACGTGGTGAAGGGCGACCTGTCTCTCATCGGCCCGCGCCCAGAGCTGCCTCAATTCGTAAAGGTGTATGAGAGCGAGATACCGTTCTATAAGATCCGCCACATCATAAAGCCGGGCCTTTCGGGCTGGGCGCAGATATATCACAAGACTCCGCCGAAATTCTCGGCGAGCAATGAGGACACGGCTATGAAGCTCTCGTATGACCTCTATTACATCAAGAACCGGTCGTTCCTTCTCGACCTCGTGATCGCGCTCAAGACCGTGAAGGAGCTCGTGTCGAGGAAGGGTGTGTAA